The Planctomycetota bacterium nucleotide sequence TGAGGAGCTTCGCGTCGATGCTGGTGAAGCGCGTCCCGGTCGGCGGGGCCGGCACCGGTCGTTTGTTCGCGACCCAGATCACGCCGAACAGCTCGTCCCCACGCTCGAGCGGGACCGCAAGCAATCGCTCGGCCCGCTGGGCACTCCAAGCAAAATGCCGATCGGCAACGATCTCATTCAGGTGAATCGTCTCACGACGTAAACCGAGTTGCTCCCGCATGCCCGAGTGCAACCGGTCGAGCTCGTCTTCGTTGAAGAGCGGCTTGCCGTACTGGAAGTTGGTCGTCGGATGAACCCGTTCGTGCCAGAAATGAATGCCGACCGTCTCGACCTGCATCACTTCAAGCGTCTGCTCCGCAGTGAGGTCGAAGAACTGCTGCGGCGCGCGCGTGAGCTTCATGCCGCCACTGAGCGTGTAGATCAGCGAGAGTTCCTCGTAGCAATCACCGAGCTGATGGCTGAGGTCGTTACGCTCCTGGGTCAGCTCGGCGATTCGGCGTTGCTGGGCGGCGATCTGTTCGGACTGGGGCGAGTGCATGGGAACGACTTTTGGGTTGAACCGGGGAACGACTTCACGCGGCCTTGGCATAAGCCTCGGCCAACACTTCTTCGACCAACGCGACGAGTTGGCGCGGGCTGAAAGGCTTGCTCATCATGCGAGAAATCGCCGATCGGGCATCGTCGTCGGGAAGCTCGTGGCCCTGTGCGGTGAGCATCACGATCGGGGGCAGGTCGTCCGGGTACTTCTCGACCAGACCACGCACCAAACCGATGCCGTCGCAACCGGGCATGTGATAATCGGTAATGACCAGCGCCGGCCGCTCATCGTCGAACGCGGCCAAGGCTTGGTCGCCATCGGGCACGTCGACTACTTCGTAACCAGCGTTGGATAGCTTGATTTTGACGACGTTGCGGATGTGGCTTTCGTCGTCCGCAACGATGATGCGTTTGGGATTCATGGGATCACTTCCTTGAGATTTACTTCAGAGCCGGCAGTTCCATGGTGAAACAACTGCCCTTGCCGACCTTGCTGGCGACGCTGACTTTCCCGTCGTGAACTTTTTCGATCACATGCTTGACCAGCGCGAGCCCGAGCCCCGTCCCCTTGGCGACCTTTTCGTTCTGCTTCACGCGGTAGAACTTGTTGAACAGCTTGGGCAGCGCATCCTCGGGGATGCCGTAACCGGTGTCGCGGACGCTGAGCTTGATCGTGTTGGTCGCCTCATCCACCGAGAGATCACACCGGACTTCGCCGCCGTCGGGCGTGTATTTGACGGCGTTGCTCAGCAGGTTGAGCGTGGCCTGGTACAGCATGTCGCGATCGGCGAAGACCTGGAAGATGCTCGGCGGCAGCGTTTCGCGAATGGTGATGTTCTTGAGCCCGGCGGTCGGCTTGATCACTTCGAGTGCGTCCTTGCAGACGAGCACCGGACTGATCGGCTTGCGGTCGATCTTCACCACACCGCTTTCGATGCGGCTGATGTTCAGAATTTCGTCGATAAGCGTGGCGAGGCGATTCCCCTCACCATGGATGATGTTGTAGAACTTCTCACGCTCTTCGTCGTCCTCGGCTTCCCCGTCGATGAGCATCTCGATGTAGGCGTTGATACTCGCCAGCGGCGTGCGCAGTTCGTGGGTGACGCTACTGACGAACTCGCTCTTTTGTCGGGCAAGCTCGGCCTCGCGGGTCATGTCCTGCAGCACGGCAACGACGCCCGCAGGCTCACCGGCTTCATCGGTCACCGCGCTGAGCGTGACTTTGTAGTCCCTTGGTTCTCCGCCGACTTCGAGTTGGTGCTCGACGGAGCGCCGACCGTTGCGGGTCTTGCTCGCACGCATCTGCGTCATCATCGCGACGATCTCGTCATCGCGCACCACATCGGCCAACGGCCGGCGTTCGGACGACTCGTCAAAACCGAAAAGGTCTTTGGCCGCGCTGTTGGTGAGCAGCACCTCGTCGAACGAATCGGTCACGACGACGGCATCGCTGATCGAGCCGATGACCGCCTCGGCGTGTTGGCGCTGACCGGTCGCGACCTTGAGTTCGATCTCGAGTTCCTTGGCACGATCCACCGCATGCTCGACGCTCTGCTCGGCCATCGCCATGCAATCGTTCATCGCCGCGATGAGCGGTGCGAACGGGGCGTCCTCGGCGTCGAGTTGCTTGAGTTCCGTGGCCTCGGCGTGTTTGCGGGCCGTCGCCGCGAGTCGGATTGACGAGACGTGGTAAGTGACCACGCCGATGATGCCCAGCACGGCCGAGATTCCACCGAGCAGCAGCCCGCTCCAGCCCATCGGACCAAGCGAAGACAAAACGTCCTCGCGCTTGAACAAGGCCGTCCCGAAGCACACCACCGCCCCAAGGAGGAGCGTCGGTGTCAGCGTTCTAAGGATCCAGAGGTGTCGCACGATATTCTCTCACTCTTGGCATCGGCCGATTCATCCCCCTACTCAATCAACGCGGCGGGCGTCACGATCCGAGAGTGCTCGCCAGTTGCCGTGCCAGCGGATCATCCGGATCGATGTCCAGAGCACGGGCGAAGGACTCGGCGGCGGCCGCGATATCGCCACGGATTTGCAGAAGACGCCCCTCCAGGCAGGCCGGCAGCGGATCGCTGGGGTCGAGCCGGGCGGCGAAGCGGTAAGCCGCGAGGGCCTGTTCGTGATCGCCGTTGAGCTGCGCGGAAAGCCCCAGCAACAGATGGCTCTCGGGATTATCGGGTTCCAGAGTTTCGACTTGCCGGGCCGCCCCGACCGCTCGCCGACCGTCACCGAGTTCGAGCGAGGCCTTGGTGAGTCCGGCCCAACCGGGAACGCCGCGCGGTGCAAGCCGAGTTACCGTAAGAAAGGCATCGCGTCCATCCCTGAACTGTCCCACGGCGAGCAGCGCTTCGCCGTACGCGAGCCAAAGATCGGCACGCTCGGCAAACGCCGGATCCTTGAGAAGTCGCGACAGTTCAAGCTCCGCCTCGCGCATCTGCCCGGCCTGGAACGTGGCCAACGCGAGCCGTTCGCGGAGTTGCAGGTCGTCACGGTCGAGCACCGACGCATGCCGGTACATCTCCGCCGCCAACGCGAAATCGCCCCGCCGCATGTGCAGCTCGGCCACCGCGCTGCGGACCGGGGCGCTGTGCTCAAAATGGACGACACGGTCTTGGAGAATGTGCAGCGCCTCATCGTCGCGACCGACGCTGACCAACGCCTCGGCATGGGCCAACAGGTAAGCCGGCTCGTCCGCCTCCAGCCTCGACGCCGCTTCGTAGTGACCAAGCGCGGCGTCCGGACGCTGCCAACGCTGGTCGACGATCCCCGCGAGGTAGTGAGACTCGGCGTTGTCCGGCGACAATTCGAGAGCAGCCGTCAGGTCCGCGTCGGCGTTCTCAAGTTTGCCCTCTTCGATCGCGATGCGGGCGCGGAGGGTGAGCAACCGTGCGTCGCCGGGGTTGAGCGTGAGAGCCTCGTCGGCGGTGAGTCTCGACTTGGCGAGGTCGCCGGATTCGAACTGATCCTCCGCGAGGCTCAGCAACACGCCACTCCGGGCAGCGTTCCAACGTTGGTTCGCCGCTTCCGACGCCGCCTGCTGCGGCTTGACGCCGTCGGCACAACCGGCGGCTAGCACCAATGCGAGCGTAATGAAAATAGGTCGTTTCATGGCAACTACTCGGTGATGGTCTCGCTGGGATCGACATCGGCGATGCTCTCGAGCAACGCGTCCCATTCGCTTTCGGTGGCCGACTCGGGCTCGGGCTCCTCCTCCTTGTTCGCGAACATCGGTTCGGCCGGACGCGATGTCGGGAGCTTGGTCTCGCCGACAACGAACTCGCGCGGACGCGGCCGGTCGTTGAGCAACGCCTCCACGCGCGTCTCACGCATCAGATGATCGCGGAGAAAGGTCCGGATTGAGCTGTTGTCAACCGCCGACACGGCCCGACCGGTCAGCTCCTCACGCAGCTCGATGGCTTCGAGAAACTTCGGGTTCAGGTGGATCGCGGCGTTCAGGTCGAAGATCGCTTTTCGCTCGTCGGCGTCTTCCTTGCGAAGCTCGCGCAGGGCCGATTCGTAGAAGCCTTCGGCCAGACGCTCACGACCCCACGGCATCATGCCCTCGCGAACACCGATCCGCAGACGCTCCGCGGTGGCAAGTTCTTCGGCGCTGCGGGCGGCGTACTCGTCGTTGTCCTTGATGATGTGCGGCGTGAGGAGAATGACGATCTCCTCACGGATCGTGGAATCGGACTGGCTGCGAAACAGCGAGCCGACACCGGGGACGTTGCCAAGGCCGGGCACCTGTCGGCGAGCCGTGCTGGAGAACTCACGGAACAGACCGCCGATGACGATCGTGTGGCCGTCCTTGACGATCACGTTGGTCGAGACTTCGGTGGTTTCCTCGAAGGGCAGGTTCGCCGCGTTGACGCCGCCGTTGGAGTCCTCGGGACGGACCTCGAGCCGGACGAAACCGTCGTCGGTGATGTACGGGCGGAAGACCAACCGTGTGCCGGTCTCGAGAAAGTCGACGCTTTGGACCGTGGACGTTTCGGTCACGGTCGTGGTGAGGAAGCCGTCCCGCCGACCGACGAGCACGCGGCCCTCCTGTTTGTTGAGTGCGAGAACCTTCGGGTTGGCGAGGATTGCCGTGTCGGTGACGCCTTCGAGGGCGTTGATGAAAACGGAGACATCGCCGGTGACCAGGCCGAAGCGAAGCCCGCCCGCTGCCGGGCTGGAGAAACTCTGACCGGTGCCGATCGACGCGGCATCGGGGCTCACCAACGCGTCGCTTGCCCCGGCAAGCACCTGACCACCGCCGAGTGTCACTTCGGTGAAGTCGACACCGCCGAGGACGTTGAAGTCCACACCGAGTGCGTTGTCTTCGCTGAGCGTGGCGCGGAGGATCGTCGCCTCGATCAGGATTTGCGCCGGCCGACGGTCGATGTCGTCGAGGAGTCGGCGCACGTTGTCGAGGTTGTCGACGTTGTCGGTGATGACGAGCAGCTCGTCGTTCGAGTAGTTGAAACCGCCGGTGTCGATGGTGCCATCGCCGCTGCTGATGCCGGTTCTCGGCGCGCTGCTGACAGCAACGACCGCGTTCTCGGTGAGCACGGGCTTGATCAACCGCTCGGCCTCGACCGCCTCGATGTGAAAGACACGAAATACCCGCGTCTCGGTCATCGCGTCGGACTGTTGCAGGGCGGCAAAGTCGTCGGCCGTGTAGACGTGGACGAAGTTGCCGGCGTTGCGATATTCGAAACCGTTGCTCCGGAGAATCGCGTCCAGCGCTTCCTCAACGGTGACGCCGTAGAGGTTGGCGGTGATGTTCCCGGTCACGCCCTCGTGGGCGATGATGTTCATCTGGGTCTGCTCGGCGAGCATGCGGAGCACCTGATCGACCGGTGCGTCGGTGACGTGAATGTCGCCGACGCTGTAGCTGTCGGTGAAGACGACATCCTCGGACGAGAGCGGCGTGGACTCTTGCTCAATCAGTGCCGGCTCGGTGTCCGCGAAGGGATCAACGATCGGTAGCGTGACCGCGTCGCCATCGCCTTGGCCACCGAGCGTTTTGGCCAGGGTCTTCTCGATGGCTTCCGAGTCGAAGAGTGCCGACAGGTCCGGCAACATGCCACCACTTTCAGCGGCAACCACAGGCATCGGCTCGGACGTTGGTTCGGATGGCTCGGGTTCGGCCGGCTCGCCGGTCACTTCCGCGTAGATCCCCATGGGCATCGCAACCTCGGCGACTTCGGCGACCGCCGACTGCGGCGACGGAATAAGCGCGGCACGCTGGCCGAAGTGATGCACCGCGGCACCGGCGGCCAAGGCGATCAGGCCGAGGCCGACCCTGATCATGGTGCGCTTGCGTGGGTGTACGTTGGTCACGGACATGTTTCTTTTCTCTTTCACTCCCGGATACCCATCCGGCTACTTCTTGCGCATCTTCACGGTGACTTCGATTCCGTCGCGCTCGACGATGGCCCCCTTGTGACTCACGCTGATCAGGCGGAACGACGCGATCGACTGCCCCGGCCGAACGAGCCGACCGTTGATCACAGCCGAACTCCGCCCCGGATCAGCCGCGATCCAAACCTGTTGCAACTCGAGCGCCTGCGCATCGATCCGGACTCGGTCTTGGGCCATGTCGACCGTCGGAACGAACGTGTCGAGGTTCGCAAGCTCGTCTTGACCCAACGGCATATCCGCCTCGGGTGCCGGGCGATATCGACTCAGGTCCAGCACAAACAAGTTGCGCGTGAGCGGCGGCAACGGCGCGTCGATCCACGACCTCACCGCGGGCGATCCGTAAACACCGATCATGGGTTCGGCTTCTCGGTCATCGTTGCTGGTGCTCTTGGTCGCCGGCAAAATGGCGGCCGCCGTCTCCGCGGCCACGGTGCCGCCGCCGAAGCTGCGGGCGAGGATCACGATGAACGCGAGCGTCAGCACCGCGAGCAGCCCCGCCTTCTTCCGGTCCTGATCGATCAGGGCACGAATGTCGTTCAGATTGGCCGGTATTGACGCCATTACTGCCTGTAGCATCGACCCGGAGGAAGCGCGACTTTGCCCGGAACCGACAAGGATTTGGCGACGGGAGCCGGCCGACACCTAATCAGCCGGTCGGCTCTGTCCGGTAATAGAGGTTCACCCACAACTCGAACGCGGTATCGCCGGTGATGCCGACCGATTTGACCGACGTCTTGCGGACGTGCAGCAGCCGCGGGTAGCTCTCGATTTGGCGGAGAAAGGCAAAGCCGCTGGCGAAATCACCTTCGAACGTGATCCGCACCGGCATGACGCCGATCGAAGACTCGCTGTCGATGTTGATCGTCTCGGGCGCTTGCTGCTGGAACTGCGAGTTGCGCAGCGACAGCGTTTGCGCGAGCCGGCTGGCGTCGCCCCAGAACTGGGAGTAGCCAGGCTCGTCGGGGAGTTCACGCCGGGTACGCGACAGGTCGTTGCGAAGCCGTTGCACGTCCGCGGCGATCCTCGGAAGCGCTTCGACCTGTTGCTGATTGAGCGCGAGCTCATTGTCAACCGCGCGGACC carries:
- a CDS encoding response regulator; amino-acid sequence: MNPKRIIVADDESHIRNVVKIKLSNAGYEVVDVPDGDQALAAFDDERPALVITDYHMPGCDGIGLVRGLVEKYPDDLPPIVMLTAQGHELPDDDARSAISRMMSKPFSPRQLVALVEEVLAEAYAKAA
- the pilO gene encoding type 4a pilus biogenesis protein PilO — its product is MSELEQQITVLRKRQRKLLGVIVAILLLFYFGVFRTANGQLNRIVNQVRAVDNELALNQQQVEALPRIAADVQRLRNDLSRTRRELPDEPGYSQFWGDASRLAQTLSLRNSQFQQQAPETINIDSESSIGVMPVRITFEGDFASGFAFLRQIESYPRLLHVRKTSVKSVGITGDTAFELWVNLYYRTEPTG
- a CDS encoding secretin and TonB N-terminal domain-containing protein; translation: MSVTNVHPRKRTMIRVGLGLIALAAGAAVHHFGQRAALIPSPQSAVAEVAEVAMPMGIYAEVTGEPAEPEPSEPTSEPMPVVAAESGGMLPDLSALFDSEAIEKTLAKTLGGQGDGDAVTLPIVDPFADTEPALIEQESTPLSSEDVVFTDSYSVGDIHVTDAPVDQVLRMLAEQTQMNIIAHEGVTGNITANLYGVTVEEALDAILRSNGFEYRNAGNFVHVYTADDFAALQQSDAMTETRVFRVFHIEAVEAERLIKPVLTENAVVAVSSAPRTGISSGDGTIDTGGFNYSNDELLVITDNVDNLDNVRRLLDDIDRRPAQILIEATILRATLSEDNALGVDFNVLGGVDFTEVTLGGGQVLAGASDALVSPDAASIGTGQSFSSPAAGGLRFGLVTGDVSVFINALEGVTDTAILANPKVLALNKQEGRVLVGRRDGFLTTTVTETSTVQSVDFLETGTRLVFRPYITDDGFVRLEVRPEDSNGGVNAANLPFEETTEVSTNVIVKDGHTIVIGGLFREFSSTARRQVPGLGNVPGVGSLFRSQSDSTIREEIVILLTPHIIKDNDEYAARSAEELATAERLRIGVREGMMPWGRERLAEGFYESALRELRKEDADERKAIFDLNAAIHLNPKFLEAIELREELTGRAVSAVDNSSIRTFLRDHLMRETRVEALLNDRPRPREFVVGETKLPTSRPAEPMFANKEEEPEPESATESEWDALLESIADVDPSETITE
- a CDS encoding tetratricopeptide repeat protein, yielding MKRPIFITLALVLAAGCADGVKPQQAASEAANQRWNAARSGVLLSLAEDQFESGDLAKSRLTADEALTLNPGDARLLTLRARIAIEEGKLENADADLTAALELSPDNAESHYLAGIVDQRWQRPDAALGHYEAASRLEADEPAYLLAHAEALVSVGRDDEALHILQDRVVHFEHSAPVRSAVAELHMRRGDFALAAEMYRHASVLDRDDLQLRERLALATFQAGQMREAELELSRLLKDPAFAERADLWLAYGEALLAVGQFRDGRDAFLTVTRLAPRGVPGWAGLTKASLELGDGRRAVGAARQVETLEPDNPESHLLLGLSAQLNGDHEQALAAYRFAARLDPSDPLPACLEGRLLQIRGDIAAAAESFARALDIDPDDPLARQLASTLGS
- a CDS encoding ATP-binding protein, with product MRHLWILRTLTPTLLLGAVVCFGTALFKREDVLSSLGPMGWSGLLLGGISAVLGIIGVVTYHVSSIRLAATARKHAEATELKQLDAEDAPFAPLIAAMNDCMAMAEQSVEHAVDRAKELEIELKVATGQRQHAEAVIGSISDAVVVTDSFDEVLLTNSAAKDLFGFDESSERRPLADVVRDDEIVAMMTQMRASKTRNGRRSVEHQLEVGGEPRDYKVTLSAVTDEAGEPAGVVAVLQDMTREAELARQKSEFVSSVTHELRTPLASINAYIEMLIDGEAEDDEEREKFYNIIHGEGNRLATLIDEILNISRIESGVVKIDRKPISPVLVCKDALEVIKPTAGLKNITIRETLPPSIFQVFADRDMLYQATLNLLSNAVKYTPDGGEVRCDLSVDEATNTIKLSVRDTGYGIPEDALPKLFNKFYRVKQNEKVAKGTGLGLALVKHVIEKVHDGKVSVASKVGKGSCFTMELPALK